In Chamaesiphon minutus PCC 6605, a genomic segment contains:
- a CDS encoding MerR family transcriptional regulator: protein MLKIGDLKERTGVTVSTLRYYENLGLLQPALRSDSGYRYFNDNAVQRVLFIKKAQTLNFSLTEIQGIFNSHNRGTAVCSIVKDLIDRKISHLDIEIQKLLESKQRLESHRERWSTYPEDLPNSESVCTLIEELISLEASTVN from the coding sequence ATGCTGAAAATTGGCGATCTAAAAGAGCGAACGGGAGTGACAGTTAGCACCCTGCGTTACTATGAAAACTTAGGCTTACTGCAACCAGCACTCAGGAGTGATAGCGGCTATCGCTACTTCAATGACAATGCAGTGCAACGAGTACTGTTCATCAAGAAAGCTCAAACTCTCAATTTTTCTTTAACTGAGATTCAAGGAATTTTCAATTCTCACAATCGAGGTACAGCCGTCTGCTCGATTGTCAAAGATTTAATCGATCGAAAAATTAGTCATTTAGACATCGAGATTCAAAAGCTGCTCGAATCCAAACAAAGATTGGAAAGTCACCGCGAACGATGGTCTACCTATCCTGAAGATCTTCCTAATAGTGAAAGTGTCTGCACTCTAATTGAAGAATTGATATCGCTAGAAGCTAGTACTGTCAATTAA
- a CDS encoding DUF2808 domain-containing protein gives MKKIWLFIATWGLVTTAVNLGNHASANGDDSTSPHVDSKFEFPNTRWATVRQTIQVHVPPSSQALTLLWIDIPRNFELQTSKIEITDGNRLIPAPISRQGRWLLINFSQPISPNTKLRIDFNGVNRNMLLQSSVYSVYGKTIDGLTNFIGTAYFPQAD, from the coding sequence ATGAAAAAAATCTGGCTATTCATCGCTACTTGGGGTCTAGTAACTACAGCAGTTAATCTTGGCAACCATGCAAGTGCTAATGGTGATGACAGTACTTCACCCCATGTAGATAGTAAATTTGAGTTTCCTAATACTAGGTGGGCGACTGTCCGCCAGACTATTCAAGTCCATGTGCCCCCAAGCAGTCAAGCATTAACACTCTTATGGATTGATATTCCTAGAAATTTTGAGCTTCAAACTAGCAAAATTGAAATTACAGATGGAAATAGACTAATCCCAGCCCCAATTTCCCGTCAAGGTCGATGGCTGCTAATCAATTTCAGTCAACCGATCTCACCTAATACTAAATTACGGATTGATTTTAATGGTGTAAACCGTAATATGCTGCTCCAATCGTCTGTCTATTCTGTTTATGGCAAGACTATAGATGGGCTAACCAATTTTATTGGCACAGCGTATTTTCCCCAAGCAGATTGA